Proteins from a genomic interval of Arachis hypogaea cultivar Tifrunner chromosome 10, arahy.Tifrunner.gnm2.J5K5, whole genome shotgun sequence:
- the LOC112716180 gene encoding protein ROLLING AND ERECT LEAF 2, translating into MGCAQSKIDNEESVARCKDRKALMKEAVAARNAFAAGHSGYAVALKHTGAALSDYAHGETNLAEHLDNTTNNHQHPPPPPPPLSAADNPQPPPPPPIDDTLPPPPPPLPSFSPSPVPLKRAVTMPPAIATQHRRNIAAGMDATGAIAEEDEGEQQQNNVSKKNGGSGDALPSSPPRTPELKAVPPMPEAKGMAWDYFFMVDNMPGPSLGDGEDDDVINEEEEEEVVEESEHVNVRKKNGVIMEEEVEPKTPENVKEKGGVVVMEDHHDLEISEATHIEHSKTAPADFRRAMKVVVPSVTLLQILTLLDDHFLKASESSQEVNKMLEATRLHYHSNFADNRGHIDHSARVMRVITWNRSFRGVSNGGDGAKDDFDSEEYETHATVLDKLLAWEKKLYEEVKQGELMKFEYQRKVAILNKQKKRGASAESLEKTKAAVSHLHTRYIVDMQSMDSTVSEVNHIRDAQLYPKLVALVNEMANMWETMCMHHDSQLKIVMDLKSVDISQAPKETTKPHYDRSVQLLNVVQEWHSQFEKLVTHQKQYIQALHSWLKLNLIPIESNLKEKISSPPKAQNPPIQTLLLAWHDYVDKLPDELAKSAISSFAAVIKTIINQQEEEMKLKEKWEETRKEYLRKNQAFEEWYQKYLLRRGSEEADHERGEEVNTNNPVSEKQFVVESLKKRLEEEVEAHQKLCLQVREKSLQSLKTRLPELFRALSDYAHASADAYQKLKAVTQSQEGGTA; encoded by the exons ATGGGCTGCGCGCAATCTAAGATCGATAATGAGGAATCAGTGGCAAGGTGTAAAGACCGGAAAGCCCTTATGAAAGAAGCGGTTGCCGCCCGAAACGCCTTCGCCGCCGGTCACTCTGGTTACGCCGTCGCACTCAAGCACACCGGCGCCGCCCTCAGCGACTACGCCCACGGCGAGACCAACCTCGCCGAACACCTTGATAACACCACCAACAACCACCAACATCCGCCTCCGCCTCCTCCGCCTCTCTCCGCCGCGGACAATCCCCAACCGCCGCCTCCTCCTCCCATAGACGACACCCTTCCTCCGCCTCCTCCTCCGTTGCCGAGCTTCTCACCTTCTCCTGTCCCTCTTAAACGCGCCGTTACCATGCCCCCCGCCATCGCCACCCAGCACCGCCGTAACATCGCCGCCGGAATGGACGCCACCGGCGCCATTGCCGAAGAGGACGAAggagaacaacaacaaaataatGTCTCAAAGAAAAATGGTGGATCCGGTGACGCGCTGCCGTCGTCTCCGCCGAGGACGCCGGAGCTGAAGGCGGTTCCGCCGATGCCGGAGGCAAAAGGCATGGCCTGGGACTATTTTTTCATGGTAGATAACATGCCTGGCCCTTCTTTGGGTGATGGTGAAGATGATGACGTcatcaatgaagaagaagaagaagaagttgttgAAGAAAGTGAACATGTTAATGTTAGAAAGAAGAATGGTGTTATAATGGAGGAAGAGGTTGAACCTAAGACCCCTGAGAATGTTAAAGAAAAAGGTGGTGTTGTGGTTATGGAAGATCATCATGATTTGGAGATCTCAGAAGCTACGCACATTGAGCATTCAAAAACTGCACCTGCTGATTTCAGAAGAGCAATGAAGGTTGTTGTTCCAAGTGTTACTCTTTTGCAGATTTTGACCCTTCTTGATGATCACTTCCTCAAAGCTTCTGAGAGTTCTCAGGAAGTTAACAAGATGCTTGAGGCCACTAGGTTGCATTATCATTCCAATTTTGCTGACAATAGGG GTCACATTGATCATTCTGCGAGAGTTATGCGCGTGATCACTTGGAATAGGTCGTTTAGAGGCGTGTCGAATGGTGGTGACGGCGCCAAGGATGATTTCGATTCAGAAGAATATGAAACTCATGCCACTGTTTTGGATAAGTTGTTAGCATGGGAAAAGAAGCTTTATGAGGAGGTGAAG CAAGGCGAGCTTATGAAGTTCGAATACCAGCGAAAAGTCGCCATCCTAAACAAGCAGAAGAAACGCGGTGCCAGTGCTGAATCCTTGGAGAAAACCAAAGCTGCCGTAAGTCATTTGCACACGAGATATATAGTTGACATGCAGTCGATGGATTCAACAGTTTCCGAAGTGAATCATATCCGTGACGCACAGTTGTATCCGAAATTGGTTGCTCTTGTTAATGA GATGGCGAACATGTGGGAGACTATGTGCATGCATCACGACAGCCAGCTGAAAATCGTTATGGACCTCAAATCGGTTGATATTTCGCAGGCTCCTAAGGAAACAACCAAGCCTCATTACGACCGCAGCGTGCAACTTCTGAATGTTGTTCAAGAATGGCATTCTCAATTCGAGAAGCTTGTGACTCACCAGAAACAATACATACAAGCTCTTCATAGCTGGCTCAAGTTGAACCTCATCCCTATCGAAAGCAACCTAAAAGAGAAAATCTCGTCCCCACCCAAAGCCCAGAATCCTCCAATCCAAACCCTCCTCCTTGCTTGGCATGACTACGTTGACAAGCTCCCGGATGAGCTAGCGAAATCCGCCATTTCCTCCTTCGCTGCCGTGATCAAGACGATCATAAATCAGCAAGAGGAAGAGATGAAGCTAAAGGAGAAATGGGAGGAAACCAGAAAGGAATACTTGCGGAAAAACCAAGCGTTCGAGGAATGGTACCAGAAGTATTTACTCCGGCGAGGGTCCGAGGAAGCAGATCACGAAAGAGGAGAGGAAGTAAACACAAACAACCCTGTCTCGGAGAAGCAATTCGTCGTTGAGAGCTTGAAGAAGAGACTGGAAGAGGAAGTCGAAGCTCACCAAAAACTGTGTCTTCAGGTTCGAGAGAAGTCGCTACAAAGTCTCAAAACTCGCCTGCCTGAGCTCTTCCGCGCGCTATCGGACTATGCTCATGCGAGCGCCGACGCATACCAGAAACTCAAGGCAGTCACACAATCACAAGAAGGTGGCACAGCATGA